In Chryseobacterium turcicum, a single window of DNA contains:
- a CDS encoding sensor histidine kinase yields the protein MKSKDDHPKSLNFRFRKIVHYSLIFCILLIQLIIAVFFYNEFVNKKNLAFIENQLKEVDSLEKLTDNSRKELLNAQNFLQQYLTHTDEKYLNSYFKSLEKIGENLENINRYESKYPKLKNIIAYQKTDSLGSKKLKLLIDSTYQYSTKSDFRAPVSIPSLKRYDGNYNLDKYNFDVETKTIVDTVKKKGFFGRLGDAISGKENVRKDSTIITVKQGKVPEAAAIKADMDSIMNLVQHHYSREIKKVQVQAKGNQNDSNKFYTIFNNLLVYSNGVMNIYDFAIKASKADLEKEYAQQNSENNKIRTYLVLGAMVLMFIVSILIMYFTRIAFIYEKRLNSANKQINENLKFKNRILGMLSHELRSPLKIIGIFIRKINKKTNDDSIKEYLKSISFTNNTLLMQANQILEYTKNQQVQNHLVPVVFNLKNEVTSILNSIAPYIETRNNKFIVDENIDPEIVVYSDNTKINQVFMNILANANKFTENGEITVMTKAESVDENTVSLKTVISDTGVGISKSDLKKIFEPYYQGVLSEDVENLGAGLGLSLCKEIVDLYSGNISVDSEIHVGTQVSFTINLNINK from the coding sequence ATGAAGTCTAAAGATGACCATCCAAAATCGTTGAATTTTAGATTCCGAAAAATTGTTCACTACTCTCTTATCTTTTGTATTTTATTGATACAGCTTATTATTGCTGTTTTCTTTTATAATGAATTTGTTAATAAAAAGAATTTAGCATTTATAGAAAATCAATTGAAAGAAGTAGATTCTCTCGAAAAGTTAACAGATAATTCCCGTAAAGAACTTTTAAACGCTCAGAATTTTCTTCAGCAATATTTAACACATACTGATGAAAAATACTTGAATTCCTATTTTAAATCTTTAGAAAAAATTGGTGAAAATTTAGAAAATATTAATCGTTACGAATCTAAATATCCCAAATTAAAAAATATCATAGCCTATCAAAAAACAGATTCTTTAGGAAGTAAAAAACTGAAGTTATTGATTGATTCTACGTATCAGTATTCTACTAAATCAGATTTCAGAGCTCCTGTTTCTATCCCTTCGCTTAAAAGATATGATGGCAATTATAATCTGGATAAATATAATTTTGACGTAGAAACAAAAACGATTGTTGATACCGTTAAGAAAAAAGGCTTTTTCGGGCGTTTGGGAGATGCTATATCCGGAAAAGAAAATGTGCGAAAAGACAGTACCATCATTACGGTAAAACAAGGGAAAGTTCCGGAGGCTGCTGCCATAAAAGCAGATATGGACAGTATTATGAATCTTGTTCAGCATCACTATTCTAGAGAAATAAAAAAAGTTCAGGTTCAGGCAAAGGGAAATCAAAACGATAGTAATAAGTTTTATACTATATTTAATAATCTTTTGGTTTACAGTAATGGTGTGATGAATATCTATGATTTTGCAATTAAAGCTTCTAAAGCTGATCTCGAAAAAGAATATGCGCAGCAAAATTCTGAAAATAATAAAATCAGAACGTATCTGGTTTTAGGAGCCATGGTTTTGATGTTTATTGTATCGATATTGATTATGTATTTCACCAGAATCGCATTTATATATGAAAAGCGACTAAATTCTGCCAATAAACAGATTAATGAAAACCTTAAATTCAAAAACAGAATCTTAGGAATGTTGAGCCATGAATTGCGTTCACCATTAAAAATTATTGGGATTTTCATCAGAAAAATAAATAAAAAAACCAATGACGACAGTATTAAAGAATATTTAAAGTCAATTAGTTTTACCAATAATACATTGTTGATGCAGGCGAATCAGATTTTAGAATATACCAAAAATCAACAGGTACAAAATCATTTGGTTCCGGTAGTTTTCAACCTTAAAAATGAAGTGACTTCTATTTTAAATTCAATAGCTCCTTACATCGAAACCAGGAATAATAAATTTATTGTTGACGAAAATATCGATCCGGAAATTGTCGTGTATTCTGATAATACAAAAATCAATCAGGTTTTTATGAATATACTTGCCAATGCCAATAAGTTTACCGAAAACGGAGAAATCACGGTGATGACCAAAGCAGAGTCTGTTGACGAAAATACGGTTTCTTTAAAAACGGTAATAAGCGATACGGGTGTTGGAATTTCAAAATCTGATCTTAAAAAAATATTTGAACCTTATTACCAAGGAGTATTGTCTGAAGACGTAGAAAATTTGGGTGCAGGTTTAGGATTAAGCTTGTGTAAGGAAATCGTAGATTTGTATTCTGGAAATATCTCAGTAGATAGCGAAATACATGTAGGTACCCAGGTAAGTTTCACCATTAATTTGAATATCAATAAATGA
- a CDS encoding response regulator has product MNNLDSKTINFLLADDHSLIRQGVEFLLEEIGFEGEIFHASSLNKVLETLGAQQVEIVVIDAIFPDGNSLNIISDIRSLKPDIKILIFSGVDESTQSIKYINAGANGFLSKLSEESEIKEAILKIHQTGKYISSITQGVLIDSLQNRSSINPLQRLTERELEIAELYAKGYGNLEIANNLNVKQNTISTIKKRIFEKLHIENVVDLADLIKNYH; this is encoded by the coding sequence ATGAATAATTTAGACTCTAAAACCATTAACTTTTTACTTGCCGATGATCACAGTCTCATAAGACAAGGCGTAGAATTTCTTCTTGAAGAAATTGGTTTTGAGGGTGAAATTTTTCATGCATCATCTCTGAATAAAGTTTTGGAGACTTTAGGAGCGCAGCAAGTAGAAATTGTAGTAATAGACGCTATTTTTCCTGATGGAAACAGTTTGAATATAATTTCTGATATCAGAAGTCTTAAGCCAGATATTAAAATTCTAATATTTTCTGGGGTTGATGAAAGTACCCAGTCTATTAAATATATTAATGCTGGAGCCAACGGTTTCCTTAGTAAACTGAGTGAAGAAAGTGAAATAAAAGAAGCGATTCTCAAAATTCATCAAACCGGAAAATATATTTCATCAATTACCCAAGGTGTTTTAATTGATTCTTTGCAAAATCGAAGCAGTATCAATCCTTTACAAAGACTTACAGAAAGAGAGTTGGAGATTGCAGAGCTGTATGCAAAAGGCTACGGAAATCTCGAAATTGCCAATAATCTTAATGTAAAGCAGAATACAATAAGTACCATTAAGAAAAGGATTTTTGAGAAACTACATATCGAAAATGTAGTTGATTTGGCAGATTTAATCAAAAACTACCATTAG
- a CDS encoding DUF3108 domain-containing protein: MKKILTIITLFAFFLGYSQLTNVADGESISLRIHYGFLNAGSANLTTKKVNYKGVPHLYVKGTGQTTGAVKAFFKVEDLYESYIDIETELPSFYVRNVKEGSYTQHFQTVFNHDNTTLILTDKKNPANGSKLIKSVKGVQDMLSCFYYLRSKTPTELKVGTVINMNVWIDDEMFPFQLKVTGTENLKTKFGTINALKIIPSVKSGRVFKEKEGVTMWVSNDYNHIPLLLKAELAVGSLKASIDDYKNVKFPLKFSK, translated from the coding sequence ATGAAGAAGATACTTACTATCATCACTTTATTCGCCTTTTTTTTGGGGTACTCTCAATTAACTAATGTCGCAGATGGAGAATCGATTAGCTTAAGAATACATTACGGATTTTTAAATGCAGGATCGGCGAATCTTACAACAAAAAAAGTTAATTATAAAGGAGTTCCACATTTATACGTAAAAGGAACAGGGCAAACGACGGGCGCAGTGAAAGCTTTTTTTAAAGTCGAAGATTTATATGAAAGTTACATAGACATCGAGACAGAATTGCCGAGCTTTTATGTAAGAAATGTAAAAGAAGGGAGTTATACCCAGCATTTTCAGACCGTTTTTAATCATGACAATACTACTTTAATTTTAACTGATAAAAAAAATCCAGCTAATGGTTCAAAACTGATAAAATCTGTAAAAGGAGTTCAAGATATGCTTTCTTGTTTTTATTATTTAAGAAGTAAAACTCCGACCGAGCTAAAGGTAGGAACCGTTATCAATATGAATGTATGGATTGATGATGAAATGTTTCCTTTTCAGCTTAAAGTAACGGGAACAGAAAATTTAAAAACAAAATTCGGAACGATTAATGCATTAAAAATCATTCCTTCTGTGAAAAGCGGCAGAGTTTTTAAAGAAAAAGAAGGAGTTACGATGTGGGTAAGCAACGATTACAACCACATTCCTTTGTTGCTGAAAGCTGAATTGGCAGTTGGATCTTTAAAAGCAAGTATTGACGATTACAAGAATGTAAAATTTCCTCTAAAGTTTAGTAAATAA
- a CDS encoding NAD(P)/FAD-dependent oxidoreductase: MITTDILIIGAGPTGLFAVFEAGLLKMKCHIIDALPQPGGQLAELYPKKPIFDIPGYPSVNAGELVDNLMEQIKQFQPGFTLGETAVSYTKVDDEWFEVVTNKGTVHRCKAIAIAGGLGTFEPRKPTFENLADYEEKGLEYFVKEPEHFRNKKVVIAGGGDSALDWSVFLSNVASEVTLIHRRNEFRGALDSVEKVQELKNQGKIKLITPAEVTGVKGDGKVEAITVAVDGQDPYDIETDYFIPLFGLTPKLGEIGNWGLNIEKNAIVVNNALDYQTNIDGIYAIGDINTYPGKLKLILCGFHEATLMCQSVYNRLNPGKKFVLKYTTVSGVDGFDGSRKEAEKAVVKKID; the protein is encoded by the coding sequence ATGATCACTACAGATATATTGATTATTGGAGCAGGACCAACAGGGCTTTTTGCTGTGTTTGAAGCAGGTTTGCTAAAAATGAAATGTCACATCATCGACGCACTTCCTCAGCCGGGAGGTCAGTTGGCAGAGTTATATCCTAAAAAGCCGATTTTTGATATTCCGGGGTATCCATCTGTAAATGCAGGTGAATTGGTAGATAATTTAATGGAGCAAATCAAACAGTTTCAACCAGGATTTACTTTAGGAGAAACTGCGGTTTCTTATACTAAAGTTGATGACGAATGGTTTGAAGTGGTTACCAATAAAGGTACTGTTCACAGATGTAAGGCAATTGCTATTGCTGGAGGTTTGGGGACTTTTGAGCCTAGAAAACCTACTTTTGAAAACTTGGCAGACTATGAAGAAAAAGGTCTTGAATATTTCGTAAAAGAACCAGAACATTTCAGAAATAAAAAAGTTGTCATTGCTGGTGGTGGAGATTCTGCCTTAGACTGGAGCGTTTTCTTGTCTAATGTGGCAAGTGAAGTGACTTTAATTCACAGAAGAAACGAATTCCGTGGTGCTTTAGATTCTGTAGAAAAAGTGCAGGAATTAAAAAATCAAGGAAAAATTAAATTAATTACTCCTGCAGAAGTAACTGGAGTAAAAGGAGACGGTAAAGTTGAAGCAATTACAGTAGCTGTTGACGGACAAGACCCTTACGATATTGAAACCGATTATTTTATTCCTTTATTCGGATTAACGCCAAAGTTAGGTGAAATTGGAAACTGGGGATTAAATATCGAGAAAAATGCAATCGTCGTAAACAACGCATTAGATTATCAAACCAACATCGACGGTATTTACGCAATCGGAGATATCAACACCTATCCTGGGAAATTGAAGCTGATTCTTTGTGGTTTCCATGAAGCAACTTTAATGTGTCAGAGTGTTTACAATAGATTAAATCCAGGGAAAAAATTCGTTCTAAAATATACAACAGTAAGTGGAGTGGATGGTTTCGACGGAAGTAGAAAAGAAGCTGAGAAAGCAGTTGTAAAGAAAATAGATTAA
- a CDS encoding 2Fe-2S iron-sulfur cluster-binding family protein, producing MSDINIKITDREGVTHDIAAPTDMSMNLMEIIRAYELAEEGTIGVCGGMAMCASCQVYVEVDPGLEPMGDEEDAMLGEAFHVKENSRLGCQLHIMPQMEGLAVAIAPYP from the coding sequence ATGAGCGATATAAATATTAAAATTACCGATAGAGAAGGTGTTACGCACGATATTGCTGCTCCTACAGATATGTCGATGAACCTGATGGAGATTATCCGTGCTTATGAACTAGCAGAGGAGGGAACTATCGGAGTTTGCGGCGGAATGGCGATGTGTGCCTCTTGTCAGGTTTATGTAGAAGTAGACCCGGGACTTGAGCCAATGGGTGATGAAGAAGATGCCATGTTGGGTGAAGCTTTCCATGTGAAAGAAAATAGCAGATTGGGTTGCCAATTGCATATTATGCCTCAAATGGAAGGCCTTGCAGTGGCGATTGCTCCTTATCCTTAG
- a CDS encoding sulfate/molybdate ABC transporter ATP-binding protein yields MLLEINNLYFSHSQEKTLFQNFNLKLDEGKIIALAGESGCGKSTLLSLIYGLHDWNQGAILFEGKKLMGPKGNLVPGEAEMKFVAQNFDLMPYATVADNVGKFISNINLAKKKEKVLELLDVVGLVEFANVLPKNLSGGQQQRVAIARALSVLPKLLLLDEPFSNLDFARKIELREKLFRYVKENNISLIISTHELQDIIAWTDQIIVLQNGRLIQNNSAEETYKDPYNAYVAKLFGEVNIFTENEISELQVSRFFYYPHQIKISENGFKATVLESRFAGNHYWNKIKFKNREMVMFSNHQLENSVQIIFE; encoded by the coding sequence ATGCTATTAGAGATAAACAACCTATACTTCTCTCATTCTCAAGAGAAAACACTTTTTCAAAACTTCAATCTAAAATTAGATGAAGGTAAAATTATCGCTTTGGCAGGCGAAAGCGGTTGCGGAAAATCTACACTCCTAAGTCTTATCTATGGTTTACACGATTGGAATCAGGGTGCAATTTTATTTGAAGGCAAAAAATTAATGGGGCCGAAAGGAAATCTGGTTCCCGGAGAAGCTGAAATGAAATTTGTAGCACAAAATTTCGATTTGATGCCCTATGCAACAGTTGCAGATAATGTGGGGAAATTTATTTCTAATATCAATTTAGCCAAGAAAAAAGAAAAGGTATTAGAACTTTTAGATGTTGTAGGATTGGTGGAGTTTGCAAACGTTTTACCAAAAAATCTGAGTGGCGGACAACAACAAAGAGTAGCCATCGCAAGAGCACTTTCTGTACTTCCAAAATTACTTTTATTAGACGAACCCTTCAGTAATCTTGATTTTGCCAGAAAAATAGAACTTCGTGAAAAACTGTTCCGATATGTTAAAGAAAATAATATCTCTTTGATTATTTCTACTCACGAATTACAGGATATCATTGCATGGACCGACCAAATCATTGTTTTACAAAACGGTAGACTTATTCAGAATAATAGCGCGGAAGAGACTTATAAAGATCCTTATAATGCTTATGTTGCAAAGCTTTTTGGGGAAGTAAATATTTTTACTGAGAATGAAATTTCGGAATTGCAGGTTTCAAGATTTTTCTACTATCCACATCAAATCAAAATCTCTGAAAATGGTTTTAAAGCCACAGTTTTAGAAAGTAGATTTGCCGGAAATCACTACTGGAATAAGATTAAATTCAAAAACAGAGAAATGGTGATGTTCAGTAATCATCAGCTTGAAAATTCAGTTCAGATTATTTTTGAGTAG
- a CDS encoding GNAT family N-acetyltransferase, which translates to MIILKPLNKKALFNFVNSKEFHELPFLPISHHRAISHINNPHANDNDTILILAYYENKLAGYIGILADHMQVNNTLIKIGWLSTLFVHPDYRGKKIAQMLLKEACNLYQENIIITEYTEEAKKMYERSNLFVPQKPLEGSSYHFLLNFSEILPKKNKNWSRIYPILKLSDKVFNQFLYTIRRYENPEKQFTITDNFDSEIKEFIKGFSKLKIFNKDVADIDWMTSYPWILNSNTNKETNYLFSDFDINFKYIFIKIYDSNRLDTILMLTVRNKKATLQFIFGNKKNDKINEVLMIFLTQFNIANIIIYDDEINKKLEKNRFLLVKERNRNFMVHKKLVEILPKDFKFEITAGDGDSIFT; encoded by the coding sequence ATGATTATTTTGAAACCCCTGAACAAAAAGGCTTTATTTAATTTCGTAAATTCAAAAGAATTTCATGAATTACCTTTTCTTCCTATCTCACATCATAGAGCAATTTCTCATATAAACAATCCTCATGCAAATGATAATGATACCATTCTGATTTTGGCTTATTATGAAAATAAGTTGGCTGGTTATATCGGAATTTTAGCAGATCATATGCAGGTTAATAATACATTGATAAAGATAGGCTGGCTAAGTACGCTCTTTGTACATCCTGATTATCGTGGAAAAAAAATTGCTCAGATGCTACTTAAAGAGGCTTGTAATCTATATCAAGAAAACATTATAATTACTGAATATACTGAGGAAGCAAAAAAAATGTATGAAAGAAGTAATCTATTTGTACCTCAAAAACCATTAGAAGGGTCTTCCTATCATTTTTTATTAAATTTTTCCGAAATTCTTCCTAAGAAAAATAAAAATTGGAGTCGTATATATCCTATTCTAAAACTATCCGATAAAGTTTTCAATCAATTTCTATATACAATACGTAGATATGAAAATCCTGAAAAACAATTCACGATTACAGATAATTTTGACAGTGAAATTAAGGAATTTATTAAAGGCTTTAGCAAACTAAAAATTTTCAATAAAGATGTCGCAGATATTGATTGGATGACAAGCTATCCTTGGATTTTAAATAGCAACACAAATAAAGAAACTAATTATCTATTCTCAGATTTTGATATAAATTTCAAATACATATTTATTAAAATATATGATTCTAATCGCTTAGATACTATTTTGATGCTTACAGTACGTAATAAAAAAGCAACTTTACAATTTATTTTCGGCAACAAAAAAAACGATAAAATAAATGAAGTCTTAATGATTTTTCTTACTCAATTTAATATTGCAAATATCATTATCTATGATGATGAAATCAATAAGAAATTAGAAAAAAACCGTTTCTTACTCGTAAAAGAAAGAAATAGAAATTTTATGGTTCATAAAAAATTAGTAGAAATCTTACCCAAAGACTTTAAATTTGAGATTACAGCAGGAGATGGTGATTCTATTTTTACATAA
- a CDS encoding phenylalanine--tRNA ligase subunit alpha, producing the protein MIEKIEELLAEVNGFNTTSKEEIENFRIKYNGKKGVLNDFFEKFKEVPNDQKKAFGQKINTLKQAVSVKLEDLKNASTSSIILEKEDLTKPAFPLDLGSRHPINLVKNRIIEIFKSIGFAVADGPEIEDDWHNFTALNLPEYHPARDMQDTFFIEQNPDILLRTHTSSVQIRYMEENEPPIRILSPGRVFRNEAISSRSHCIFHQIEGLYIDENVSFADLKQTIQFFTTELFGKSKIRMRPSFFPFTEPSAEIDVYWGLNSETDYRITKGTGWLEIMGCGMVDPAVLKNVNIDSEKYSGYAFGMGIERITMLLYQMSDIRMFFENDIRTLEQFKSL; encoded by the coding sequence ATGATTGAAAAGATAGAAGAATTGCTTGCTGAGGTTAATGGCTTCAATACCACAAGTAAAGAGGAAATAGAAAACTTCCGAATCAAGTATAATGGAAAAAAAGGAGTTCTGAATGATTTTTTTGAAAAATTTAAAGAAGTTCCTAATGACCAAAAGAAAGCATTTGGGCAGAAAATCAATACCCTAAAGCAAGCGGTAAGTGTAAAGTTGGAAGATTTGAAAAACGCTTCTACTTCTTCTATTATTTTAGAGAAAGAAGATCTTACAAAACCTGCATTTCCGTTAGATTTAGGATCAAGACATCCCATTAATTTAGTGAAAAACAGAATTATTGAGATTTTTAAATCAATTGGTTTTGCTGTTGCAGACGGACCGGAAATTGAAGATGACTGGCACAATTTTACGGCACTGAATCTTCCGGAATATCACCCTGCAAGAGATATGCAAGATACTTTCTTTATCGAGCAGAATCCGGATATTTTATTGAGAACGCATACTTCTTCGGTACAAATTCGATATATGGAGGAAAACGAGCCGCCGATTAGAATTTTGTCTCCAGGAAGAGTTTTCAGAAATGAAGCGATTTCTTCACGTTCGCACTGTATTTTCCATCAGATTGAAGGTTTATATATTGATGAAAATGTAAGTTTTGCAGATTTAAAACAAACGATTCAGTTTTTTACGACTGAGCTTTTCGGGAAGTCTAAAATCAGAATGAGACCTTCATTTTTCCCATTCACTGAGCCAAGTGCTGAGATTGATGTGTATTGGGGATTAAATTCTGAAACCGATTATAGAATTACAAAAGGAACAGGCTGGCTAGAAATTATGGGCTGCGGAATGGTAGACCCTGCTGTTTTGAAAAATGTAAATATTGATTCTGAAAAATATTCAGGATACGCTTTCGGAATGGGAATTGAAAGAATTACAATGCTTCTTTACCAAATGAGTGATATCAGAATGTTTTTTGAAAATGATATTCGAACTTTAGAACAGTTTAAATCATTATAA
- a CDS encoding polysaccharide deacetylase family protein, translated as MLKPFLKKINSFNPIQKRFPLDYLIPVYHCVSNSYLPHLTHIINYKSSLEFEKDLDYMCTRFEFVDGETFSKNYTKKNNKPYALLTFDDGYSEFRDIISPILLRKGIYAINYINPAFIKNDDMMFRLKISLIVEKILSKNLIPSGSLMALLASPNASKKDLIAKIKAISYTNRHLLDQISISIDLSFDDYLKNNKIYLNINDLKYLQEKGFGISAHSWDHPYLPELSISDQVQNIQQSIDFILEHGFNTESIAFPFTDFGLKKMMFDQLFKNNKSLKFTLGTAGLKFDSVEKNLQRVPMENGFSASDEINFESNYFLLKKIFNKNQIIRI; from the coding sequence ATGCTAAAACCTTTTTTAAAAAAAATAAATTCTTTTAATCCCATACAAAAGAGATTTCCATTAGATTACCTAATCCCTGTATATCATTGCGTTTCAAACTCATACTTACCACACCTTACGCATATAATAAATTACAAAAGCAGTCTTGAATTTGAAAAAGACTTAGACTACATGTGTACTCGATTTGAGTTTGTAGATGGTGAAACATTTTCGAAAAATTACACGAAGAAAAACAATAAGCCATATGCTCTTTTGACATTTGACGATGGCTATAGTGAATTCAGAGATATTATATCACCAATTTTGTTGAGGAAAGGGATTTATGCTATAAATTACATAAACCCAGCATTTATAAAAAATGATGATATGATGTTTAGATTAAAGATAAGTCTTATTGTAGAAAAAATTCTAAGCAAAAATCTTATACCTTCAGGCTCATTAATGGCTTTACTTGCATCACCTAATGCTTCTAAAAAAGATTTAATTGCAAAAATTAAAGCAATATCGTATACGAATAGACACCTTTTGGATCAAATAAGTATTTCTATAGATTTAAGTTTTGATGATTATTTAAAAAACAATAAAATATATCTAAATATAAATGATTTAAAATATCTGCAAGAAAAAGGGTTTGGTATTTCAGCACACTCTTGGGATCATCCCTACCTACCAGAATTATCTATTAGTGATCAGGTCCAAAACATTCAGCAATCTATAGACTTCATCTTAGAACACGGATTTAATACTGAGTCAATAGCGTTTCCTTTTACCGATTTTGGTTTAAAAAAAATGATGTTTGATCAACTTTTTAAAAATAACAAATCCCTTAAATTTACTTTAGGGACTGCTGGTTTAAAATTTGACAGTGTAGAAAAAAATTTACAACGGGTCCCTATGGAAAATGGTTTTTCAGCCTCCGACGAAATCAACTTTGAGAGTAACTATTTTCTTTTGAAAAAAATTTTTAATAAAAATCAAATTATTAGAATATGA
- a CDS encoding YceI family protein: MKRILFSLAIPALFTVVSCSKEKPVTSDAHEVTTTKDGSRFVLDTLNSNVEWKGYKVFKSENTSHFGTIKFESGDVTVKDGKLESGKFVADMESLSSEDLKNDAEQHGKLNGHLKSADFFEVEKFPTASYEITKVSSSSEGDYNTILDGNLTIKGITKPVQFKANVAVNGAEVSIATEPKDVMREDFGVKFQSPAANGVIKNEVTLQIKVKALEQK; this comes from the coding sequence ATGAAAAGAATACTATTTTCTCTCGCTATTCCTGCTTTGTTCACTGTAGTGTCTTGTTCGAAGGAAAAACCGGTAACAAGTGATGCTCATGAAGTGACGACAACGAAAGATGGAAGCAGGTTTGTTTTGGATACTTTAAATAGTAATGTAGAATGGAAAGGGTATAAAGTTTTTAAATCTGAAAATACAAGCCATTTTGGAACGATTAAATTCGAAAGTGGGGATGTGACCGTAAAAGACGGAAAGCTGGAAAGCGGAAAATTTGTAGCAGATATGGAGTCTCTAAGTTCTGAAGATTTGAAAAATGATGCAGAACAGCACGGAAAGCTTAATGGTCATCTGAAAAGTGCTGACTTTTTTGAAGTTGAAAAATTCCCGACGGCTTCTTACGAAATTACAAAGGTAAGCTCGTCTTCAGAAGGTGATTATAATACAATTTTAGATGGTAATTTAACGATTAAAGGAATTACAAAACCCGTACAGTTTAAAGCTAATGTTGCCGTAAATGGAGCAGAGGTAAGTATTGCAACTGAGCCAAAAGATGTTATGAGAGAAGATTTTGGAGTGAAATTTCAATCTCCTGCAGCGAATGGAGTGATTAAAAATGAAGTGACCCTTCAGATTAAAGTGAAAGCTTTAGAGCAAAAATAA